The Chrysemys picta bellii isolate R12L10 chromosome 5, ASM1138683v2, whole genome shotgun sequence genome includes a window with the following:
- the LOC135983665 gene encoding uncharacterized protein LOC135983665 → MEGERSAVVTCTGCAMFVFLPQDRSDFVCTKCKLVSMLEEKVRGMEKRVSTLRCIRENEDFLDRRQEMLLRPQCSEDSEQAQQGQKDCEEVWQHVTSRRRKRSVHAPAMEIQVSNRFHVLSTGTNAESGLDDPSEGREQKETPPIGRQKMHCPRDGGSTTTTPKRRRRVVVVGDSLLRGTESSICRPDRENREVCCLPGARIHDVTERLPRLIKPSDRYPFLLLHVGTNDTAKNDLERITADYVALGRRIKEFEAQVVFSSILPVQGKGRGRDRRIVEVNEWLRRWCRREGFGFFDHGMVFQEEGVLGRDGLHLTKRGKSIFASRLSNLVRRALN, encoded by the coding sequence atggaaggtgagcgatcagctgttgtaacctgcacaggttgtgccatgtttgtctttcttccacaggacagaagcgactttgtctgtacaaagtgcaagctggtctccatgttggaagagaaggttcgagggatGGAGAAAagagtgtcgactctgcgttgcataagggaaaatgaagatttcctggacagacgtcaggagatgcttctacggccacaatgttctgaagattcagagcaggcgcagcagggacagaaggattgtgaggaggtttggcagcatgtgacctccagaaggagaaagaggagcgtccatgcaccagcaatggagatacaggtgagcaatcgtttccatgttctctctacaggtactaatgcggagagtggactagatgacccatctgagggaagggagcagaaggagactccaccgattggaaggcaaaagatgcactgtcctagagatgggggttccacgaccaccactcccaagaggaggaggagggtggtggtggtcggggactccctcctcagggggactgagtcatctatctgccgccccgaccgagaaaacagagaggtctgctgcttgccaggagctaggatacacgatgtgacggagagactgccgagactcatcaagccctcggatcgctaccccttcctgcttctccacgtgggcaccaatgatactgccaagaatgaccttgagcggatcactgcagactacgtggctctgggaagaaggataaaggagtttgaggcgcaagtggtgttctcgtccatcctccctgtgcaaggaaaaggcaggggtagagaccgtcgaatcgtggaagtcaatgaatggctacgcaggtggtgtcggagagaaggctttggattcttcgaccatgggatggtgttccaagaagaaggagtgctaggcagagacgggctccacctaacgaagagagggaagagcatcttcgccagcaggctgtctaacctagtgaggagggctttaaactag